The region tgtgtgtgtgtgtgtgatagagaaaAAATGagcttcatgtgttttctttctcagctgcagttgtcattttacagtaaacatccatattttcattaatttaaacaaacaacatcaaactATGTATAGGCCTACTTTAATTTACAGGTAACCACTTTGTAAATCACAGTGCCATGTTTGAGATTTTTTGAACGTATATTTTCCAAATTCAATGCAGCAATTGGTTTCCGTTTACCTCAATGAAAATCAACAGACTCTTTAACAGCGATTGATCTGTTCAATAGTGCAGATTTGTCTCATCTATCTGCACTTACAGCAACATTATTGAACAACAATAATGGAACTGTGGCGAAAGTAACAGATTACCAGTATATGAAAAACAATGGAAGCCAATGGCTGTGATTTAAGAATTCAGTCAAATTGTAGATTaggaaatacattttgtaaatactCTTTAAAAGGGTTGTAATTAGACAAATGGTTTAGGGATATCGTTGAGATTAAAAAGCAAGAGAGGACACGTCCAAAGGAGATAAAAAGGGGAAGTTAAAAAGAGCAAAGAAGTAGAAAATTCCTGAACTTCCACTCAGGTGTCTGCTTGGCAACAACTGatttcatcactcagcttcCAGTGACATACGCAGCAACCGACACACAGGTTCCTGTTTCATAGAATCTCTCTAAGTCTGCAAAGAATCAGCCTCTGAAATGTTCCTCCAACTTaaaattaatatgaaaaatacaaatacaagtgttttctttccctttttttttttttaaatctaacaatcatttgtaaatgtttaacaTTCCTCCACTCCTCTCATCTTCTCCCACCTTCTTTCACGTCTTGATTTCCAGTCGCCGCTCCAGCCGGGCCTATAAGATGGCAGCTTTAACCCTGTTGGCCTGTGTCCTGATTGTGGGCCAGGCGATGATCGCCTACTTCCTCCTCAGCCAGAGGAACGACATCAAATCCCTGGAGGAGCAGAACAACAACATGAAGACAGAGCTGACGAAGGGAAGATCTGGTGAGGAAGCCAAATTCATTTTGGATTAAGAAGGATATACTGTGTGCTATTGGCATTTAGTAGAATGTCTCACGAAGTAACAGTAGGATGAGCTTAATTTGTCAACCACCTGGTGAGCagctaaataataaaatcaaatgataAAAGAAGAGAATAAACAAATCCAATAATCATATATGTTCCTATTTGTGTTTctaaagctaaatgctaattgAAGTGAACTAAGGTTGAAAGAATaaaactgattgattgattgattgattgaaaagTATGATCTCACTTtataatattcatatataatATTGTCACATAATACTTACTTCCCTTGGTTCtcaacctctcacacacactcttactcTTTCTGTCTGCAGTGTCTGTGCCAGTGCGGATGCACATGCCCATGAACGCCTTGACCATGCTGACTGATGACTATGTGGAAGAGGTAAAATAGCCCAATACTGTTTTTTTGAGGCTGATACTAATATAAAAATTTGAGTTTCCCATAAtgatctttttctctgttttatttcacttgCAGGAGGCTTCCACTGATAAAATGGGTATGTCTATATACTGTCTTTACTGTATTCAtctacacatacatatatagtgaattaattaatcatctttatcaattaatcatctTTATCTACCTACACATTAGAGGACAGTTGACTATAGTTTGTGATTACAATCACACACCTTCTTCTTTCCCCCTCATATGTTTCTAAGTTCAGTAGTCTTATGTTTTCCGTGAGACAGAGGTGATTTAATTCCTGTCCTCTCCCAGTCCCTCTGCAGGGCACCGACTGCCAGCTGGAGGCTGCTGGTGTGAAGGCCACGCAGCCTCCAGGTTTCCGCCCTGCCTGTGATGAGCGTGGCCTCTACAAGGCCCAGCAGTGCTTTATGAGAACTTGCTGGTGTGTGAATCCAGTCAATGGGGAACAAATCCCTGGATCCGTGAGCAATGGACCAGCCAGATGCAGCATGGCTGTGCGCACTGGTGAGACAAGATAACTGATCACAAAGTCAgtctgaaaatagaaaaagaaattatttcaaaatgatgtGCAGATGTGAACCGGTGTattgtattaatgtttttagtCAGATGTTCCTGTATTTTGCCATCAATAAATGATCATTGGAGCTTgatttaatggaaaataatggATTTCACTATggcacaaacagacaaacctCTTCTACTAGTTCCACGTACACTTACAGTTTTGCTTTCCATACTGCGCAGTATAAAatcaatgttgttgttgtgtgtggaGTAATCTACATTACCTCATATGAGGTTTTGATACctgcttgtttgtttatagTTAATGGGATATCTCTTCAGAGATATCCAAATACATTTccaatatttcagtttttctccatttctttgATGCAATTCACACATCAGAATCGTCTTTGTCACCACTCTTAATGCATTTCTCAAAACTCAGGTGTGACTGGCCTTGTTCTTTCATACATATTTGAAGAATTTGTGAATAGAAAgtgatttgatttaaaacacTGATGCAATGCAGGACAGGTCACAGTGAGTGAGAGGTCTGTGATTCTAACAGACAAGTgtacaaactgttttttatgAGTTATCCGAGTCAGATGACGAAtgcatcaacacaacaacaatccATGTTTAGTAGTGAAATATGGGTGGATACAATGGCAGTTTGGACAAACACAATGAGAAAGGCTAATGTGTGTGGGGAAATGCGGAACCTGTATTGAGAGCTGTAATAATTTGAGAATGACGTTTCTGAAGTGTttcagaaaaactgtaaaagaacaATAATTTTGGAGCCCTGACTTAAGCTGCACTGTTGTTCTGTCTTTGTAGGCGGCATGAGCAACATGCTGACTGTACACGATGTTGATGTCTAATACTGTGGTGAGTATGTGCATGATGATTCACTATGTATGTAttcatatataaacattttgGAGCAGTACTGTATGTAGGGTGTGATGATGCTTCTCTCTGCTATAGTTTCaattcagtttatttcagtCCAGTACTTTTGAGTACTTTTGGAAAGGGGGttttttaaagggaaaaaactttctattgttgttttgaattaactgtatatttcaacatgttttctgcttctgtttctgtgtctcctcCAGACATCAGCAACAGGTCAACTCCAAATCCTGAAGATGCAACTTTGCCAACTTATAATCAGTAGTCGCTTTTCTATAATCTTATTATCTgcaattaatattttacagacaGATGTAACCTTTGCTATTGATTACTTAacatctttcagttttttttaaatggttagTAAAAGTTAAGGGTTATAGAATAGTGTGTTCTTGCTTtgcagacttaaaaaaaaaaaagttttattcaaaTTGTGTCTAATATCAGTTTGATTAGAAGTTAGGTGATGTTGGGAAGTTAGTAAACAGCAGTgacttaaaataataaaagtatgAACTGAGTGGCAATTCAGTTGAGTGTGGGCATGGagtaattattaatatattttttgttaagAGTAGATTTTtggcaaaatgtaaatgaaatcaaGATCTGTCCAGTGCCCGTTTACATTATACTTTTGAATTATTCAGATCATGAACATGGTGACTTGGTCTATGAACATTTGGCTTAAAGTTAAAGGGGTGAAACTATGATTAAAATTATTGTCACACATTTGGGCAAAATTGGGAACAAATGAAACAAGTACAAACTGTATTTTCCCCATTTATTTGAACATCCCAAATAAACTTGTTAAAGACAGTTGcaggtgttttcttttacaaagtCACACTGCGTTGATGTGCAGGAGTGAAAACCCATGACGACGAGACAGATTAACCAGCGAAATAAAGCACCATCAACTCACCTGTCATGTTCTATACTCCACAGCATATAAGAGTTTAAAGAAAAGTATTACTTAAAGAACAAgagaaacatgcaaacacataatagacaggaaattaaaaaaactaatagCATGCAATATAGGGACAGCAATACAATGGTTGTCAATAGGCACAAGTCTTTTCTGGTTTCCAGTTACCAAACATACAGAACACATATAATACACTTTCCAGTAAGCACAACCGCAAACTGAActtaaatgttttcctttacggcttttttaaacacaatttCAATGGCAGCAATACAGTATCTGTTGACACTAATGTTTCTGTCGTGTGAAAACCGTGGTGCAGTACACTTCTCTTTATATTACACTTAGTACATTTCCTTTCCTAAGTTGACAAGATTTTTATAATGTGTACAGCACAAATGAGTACATCCTCCTGAAAgtaacagtaaaatgtaaaaaatgttttctggtGTGAGTTAAGAGGGTGACTGGTTGACAATTAAAATCACTTCACCCACTGAATCACTCAGACTTGATGCTGACAACAAGGTAGACACACATGGTAGAGAACTGTCCAAAGAcctgagagagaaaattatTTCATCGCACAGAAGAGGACAAGGGTCCAATCCTTGATctataagataagataaagtTGGCAAAACTACATATTTTACTCTCATTAATCACACATTGTTCTATGTTGGCATTAGGAATATGTTTAGTaaatttcagtttagttttttttaatctttccatGAATTGTAATGTTGATCATTcagaaaaaagtttaaagtctGTAGCCTGTCTGCTGTGttattaaatgtgttattttttagGTGGTTTTCTGTGCATTAGCTTTTCAGAGGAGTGTCCTGCAGCAACAGTATTGTTTATGAACATAATATTGACATTTATCAATCTTACTGTTAAAATACCAATTcctcagaaagaagaaaaaaaacttgcagtACATACTACTCACATGATACAGATTCCAtattttaaataagtaaaaacaccACTACATCATTGATATTgatgggacaaaaaaaaaaaaaaaaaaaaatttgatttctgaaagacaaacagtttTAATCCCTAAAGTTCATAGAAGTGCAAAAGATCAACTACTTTCCAGCATATGAAATAGGCAGCCAAATCCCATCAGGAGAAGGCTATTGCACATATGGCATGAGATGATAATATCAAGTTCAGACCAGAGTAGGCACTcttaatatgtattttatataaaatacttTAACAGACTCTTCCCTGTTTGTTAAAACCACCAAGTGCAATTAAAAACTACACTTTTGCACAAAAATCTCACTTAGGCGTACATTTTCACCCAACTGCTTACTAACTGTGTTCCCCAGCTTTTGCAGAGTGAAGTGTATTTTTTAAGCAGTGTGAGGtggaataaatgtgtttttgtgaatctCTAAAAACACATGACACCACAGACTTTGCTCTGACACCTGCAAACAATTTGAAAACTAACAACAACCATGAATGGTTCTGGCAGGTTTTACAGAGGAGCACCTTGTGATGTGCAGAGATAACTTTTAACATGCTCCATCATCCCCTGAGCATAGAAGTGCAAATTAGTTAAGGCTGCTATCATTGATTTCTGACCACTAGGCAGAACAAGACACCACAGTAGATGACAAAATAAGTTTCTAAAACCCATGTTTACTGTGCTTTGGATGcgaaaaaaaaattgcaaaactTCTAAAGCAGTTACTTTGGAAGAAACTAAACACTCTCTACATGTTTAAGTAGCAAAAGAGAAGTGTTGTGCTTCTCTCAAGTGAAACTCCTTTAGTAAGGAGGCGAAAGAGCCAACATAGCTGGTCTGCACATATGTAGACACTGGTTGGTCTCTTTATGTAGAAAATAATCTTCAGAAAGCACATATTGTAATATTGTAGGGGGGACGGGTTTGGAATCAGAAATCAGTTATAGCAGCTATAATTTTATTAACAGTAACAGTTTGTCTAAATTTAAGTAATCATATGGGGGAGAGAATAGGAGATCTTGGGTGTTTAAATTAAGCAAATTGTAATCCTTTCCACATGCATGTCAATATGCTCCATctattataaaatgtaattcagtTACTCATTCTCCTTACTCATGTTGCAAGGGATcagatgaatttaaaaaagatatttaaaaaatctgtttcacCTTACTCTAGAAGTTGGTTTGCAATTTTTGAGTTTTCCTATTTACTCATCCATGTAGAagataaatgtaattaataacTCTTGAAATACATATCTGTTCCCATATGTACCTCTACTTTGTACATTTCATCTTCCCCCCTCTGCTGTCTTCttacttttcctcctctcttctcatttACGTCCTCCTTTCAGGTTGTTTATGTAGTCTTTGATGGTGTTTTCAATGTCGGGAACAGCATAATTTTGTGCCGCATAGATTCCTGTACACGTTCCTACGGCAACACCCAGCAGTGCTGAAGAGCGTAGCCTAGCAACAATGTACCCGGCCAGAAAACCCTTCAGGAAAGGAGAGCCAAGCAGACTGCCTCCCTGGAGAAGGAAGGTGAGAAGAGATCAGATCAGGTACTTGGTAGTCTGACTAatggttttatatttacatctgCATACCTGCAAACGGTTCTCATGCTTTTACAGATGCCTGGCATGTGAACACAATTCAAGGCAGAGTGACATGAGCATGTTAGTGCCTGTGTGAGACTTACTGGGGGAACCCCTGCCTGTATCTCATCCTCCACCCGTCTCTGAATGTCCTCCAGCTGGTCCTTCAGCTCCACCAGGTCCTTCAGCTGGCCCAGAGgattctgcacacacacatgcacacaaacaaacaaacaaacaaacaaacaaacaaacaaacaaacaaacaaacaacaggtTAGTGGAGCTGATCAGAGTTTCCTAAAATCTGGGGAGGTTTATTAGGCCACGATCTGCAAACACATAACAAAAGTTTACTACTAtgtggcaacaacaacaactggcAGCACACTTACAGGCTAACGttaacaatacattttcaataCCTCACGCC is a window of Seriola aureovittata isolate HTS-2021-v1 ecotype China chromosome 14, ASM2101889v1, whole genome shotgun sequence DNA encoding:
- the cd74b gene encoding CD74 molecule, major histocompatibility complex, class II invariant chain b, with amino-acid sequence MSDPENPAQPLLRAPNQPAAVNAGETTENRRSSRAYKMAALTLLACVLIVGQAMIAYFLLSQRNDIKSLEEQNNNMKTELTKGRSVSVPVRMHMPMNALTMLTDDYVEEEASTDKMVPLQGTDCQLEAAGVKATQPPGFRPACDERGLYKAQQCFMRTCWCVNPVNGEQIPGSVSNGPARCSMAVRTGGMSNMLTVHDVDV
- the LOC130181418 gene encoding SLC35A4 upstream open reading frame protein-like translates to MANDKNPLGQLKDLVELKDQLEDIQRRVEDEIQAGVPPGGSLLGSPFLKGFLAGYIVARLRSSALLGVAVGTCTGIYAAQNYAVPDIENTIKDYINNLKGGRK